Proteins encoded together in one Cicer arietinum cultivar CDC Frontier isolate Library 1 chromosome 4, Cicar.CDCFrontier_v2.0, whole genome shotgun sequence window:
- the LOC101493428 gene encoding large ribosomal subunit protein bL31c isoform X2: MAQCITNTFVQPKPFLPLSPKNNQQGKKTVSNFGVWCKKKDIHPKFYEDAKVYCNNELVMTTGGTQKEYVVDVWSGNHPFYLGNRSAFMISDDQVEKFRKKFGGLSEIMDIPVLKGEIVVPSRRKGLKGGKKK; the protein is encoded by the exons ATGGCGCAGTGCATAACTAATACCTTTGTTCAACCAAAACCTTTCCTTCCACTTTCCCCAAAAAAC AATCAACAAGGGAAAAAGACAGTGAGTAATTTCGGAGTGTGGTGTAAGAAGAAAGACATACACCCAAAATTCTACGAGGATGCTAAGGTTTATTGTAACAATGAACTTGTTATGACAACGGGTGGGACCCAGAAAGAGTATGTGGTTGATGTTTGGTCAGGTAACCATCCTTTTTACCTCGGTAACCGTTCTGCTTTTATGATTAGCGATGATCAGGTGGAGAAGTTCCGCAAGAAGTTCGGTGGACTCTCAGAGATTATGGACATTCCTGTCCTCAAAGGTGAAATTGTTGTTCCTTCTAGACGTAAAGGGCTTAAAGGTGGGAAGAAGAAGTAG
- the LOC101492767 gene encoding dihydroflavonol 4-reductase: MGSISEMVCVTGASGFIGSWLVMRLMESGYTVRATVRDPDNMKKVKHLLELPGAKSKLTLWKADLEEEGSFDEAIKGCTGVFHVATPMDFESNDPENEVIKPTINGLLDIMKACVKAQTVRRVIFTSSAGTLNVTEKQKPLFDENCWSDVDFCRRVKMTGWMYFVSKTVAEQEAWKFAKEHDMDFITIIPPLVVGPFLIPTMPPSLITALSPITGNEAHYSIIKQGQYVHLDDLCEAHIFLFEHMEVEGRYICCACEANIHDIAKLINTKYPEYNVPTKFKNIPDQLEVVKFSSKKIMDLGFEFKYNLEDMYTEAIDTCREKGLIPKCIGPPKNGVHI, translated from the exons ATGGGTTCTATTTCAGAAATGGTTTGTGTTACTGGAGCTTCGGGCTTCATCGGGTCATGGCTTGTCATGAGACTCATGGAGAGTGGTTATACGGTTCGAGCCACCGTACGCGATCCAG ATAACATGAAGAAAGTGAAGCATTTATTGGAATTGCCGGGTGCAAAGAGTAAATTGACTCTTTGGAAAGCTGACCTTGAAGAAGAGGGAAGTTTTGATGAAGCAATTAAAGGGTGTACAGGAGTTTTTCATGTGGCCACACCAATGGATTTTGAGTCCAATGATCCTGAG AATGAAGTGATAAAGCCTACAATAAATGGATTACTAGACATCATGAAAGCATGCGTGAAGGCCCAAACTGTTCGTAGAGTAATTTTCACATCCTCTGCTGGAACTCTCAATGTTACTGAAAAACAAAAGCCTTTGTTCGATGAAAATTGTTGGAGTGATGTTGACTTTTGTCGAAGAGTAAAGATGACTGGCTGG atGTATTTCGTATCTAAGACAGTTGCGGAGCAAGAAGCATGGAAATTTGCGAAAGAGCATGATATGGACTTTATCACAATCATTCCACCTCTTGTTGTTGGCCCCTTTCTTATTCCAACTATGCCACCAAGCCTAATCACTGCCCTTTCCCCTATCACTG GAAATGAGGCCCATTATTCGATAATAAAGCAAGGTCAATATGTCCACTTAGATGATCTTTGTGAAGCTCACATATTCTTGTTCGAGCATATGGAAGTTGAAGGGAGGTACATATGTTGTGCATGTGAAGCTAATATTCATGACAttgcaaaattaattaatacaaaatacCCAGAGTACAATGTCCCCACAAa GTTCAAGAATATTCCAGATCAATTGGAGGTTGTCAAATTTTCTTCAAAGAAGATCATGGACTTGGGATTCGAGTTTAAATACAACTTGGAGGATATGTACACTGAAGCAATTGACACATGCAGAGAAAAAGGACTTATTCCTAAATGTATTGGACCTCCAAAAAATGGAgtacatatataa
- the LOC101491984 gene encoding dihydroflavonol 4-reductase-like has product MGSVSETVCVTGASGFIGSWLIMRLMERGYTVRATVRDPDNMKKVNHLLELPGAKTNLTLWKADLAEEGSFHEPIKGCTGVFHVATPMDFDSKDPENEVIKPTINGLLDILKACEKAKTVRRLVFTSSAGTVDVTENSKSIFDETCWSDVDFCRRVKMTGWMYFVSKTLAEQEAWKFAKQNNIDFVSIIPPLVVGPFLMPTMPPSLITALSLITGNEAHYAIIKQGQYVHLDDLCLAHIFLFENPKAEGRYICCSHEATIHDVATLINKKYPHFNVPTKFKDIPDQLEIIKFSSKKITELGFKFKYSLEDMFTGAVETCREKGILPKAAQTDPVNGTTTQK; this is encoded by the exons ATGGGTTCTGTGTCGGAAACCGTTTGCGTTACCGGGGCTTCAGGTTTCATCGGATCATGGCTTATCATGAGACTTATGGAGCGCGGGTACACGGTTCGAGCCACCGTACGCGATCCag ATAACATGAAGAAGGTGAATCATTTGTTGGAACTACCAGGTGCAAAGACCAATTTGACCCTGTGGAAAGCTGATCTTGCTGAAGAGGGAAGCTTTCATGAACCCATTAAAGGGTGTACAGGAGTTTTTCATGTGGCCACCCCAATGGACTTTGACTCTAAGGACCCTGag AATGAAGTGATAAAACCTACAATAAATGGATTACTAGACATATTGAAAGCATGTGAGAAGGCAAAAACAGTTAGAAGATTGGTATTTACATCATCAGCTGGAACTGTGGATGTTACTGAGAATTCAAAGTCCATCTTCGATGAGACTTGTTGGAGCGACGTTGACTTCTGCCGGAGAGTCAAAATGACGGGTTGG atgtattttgtttcaaagaCATTGGCAGAGCAAGAAGCATGGAAGTTTGCTAAACAGAACAACATAGACTTTGTTTCAATCATTCCACCGCTTGTTGTTGGCCCCTTTCTTATGCCCACAATGCCACCAAGTCTAATCACTGCTCTTTCACTTATCACAG GAAATGAGGCCCATTATGCAATCATAAAGCAAGGGCAATACGTCCACTTAGACGACCTATGTCTTGCTCATATATTTCTGTTTGAGAATCCAAAAGCTGAAGGGAGATACATATGCTGTTCACATGAGGCAACCATTCATGATGTTGCAAcacttattaataaaaaatacccCCACTTCAATGTCCCTACAAA ATTCAAGGATATCCCAGATCAATtggaaattattaaattttcttcaaaaaagaTCACTGAGTTGGGATTCAAATTTAAGTACAGCTTAGAGGACATGTTCACAGGAGCAGTAGAAACCTGTAGAGAAAAAGGGATTCTTCCTAAAGCTGCACAAACTGATCCAGTCAATGGTACCACCACGCAGAAATGA
- the LOC101493428 gene encoding large ribosomal subunit protein bL31c isoform X1, whose product MAQCITNTFVQPKPFLPLSPKNLQNQQGKKTVSNFGVWCKKKDIHPKFYEDAKVYCNNELVMTTGGTQKEYVVDVWSGNHPFYLGNRSAFMISDDQVEKFRKKFGGLSEIMDIPVLKGEIVVPSRRKGLKGGKKK is encoded by the exons ATGGCGCAGTGCATAACTAATACCTTTGTTCAACCAAAACCTTTCCTTCCACTTTCCCCAAAAAAC TTGCAGAATCAACAAGGGAAAAAGACAGTGAGTAATTTCGGAGTGTGGTGTAAGAAGAAAGACATACACCCAAAATTCTACGAGGATGCTAAGGTTTATTGTAACAATGAACTTGTTATGACAACGGGTGGGACCCAGAAAGAGTATGTGGTTGATGTTTGGTCAGGTAACCATCCTTTTTACCTCGGTAACCGTTCTGCTTTTATGATTAGCGATGATCAGGTGGAGAAGTTCCGCAAGAAGTTCGGTGGACTCTCAGAGATTATGGACATTCCTGTCCTCAAAGGTGAAATTGTTGTTCCTTCTAGACGTAAAGGGCTTAAAGGTGGGAAGAAGAAGTAG